The following nucleotide sequence is from Terriglobia bacterium.
CAGACAGAGTTCATCTCGAAGTCCCTGGGCGGGAAAGTGAAGGAATGCCAACTGGAAGCCAGCCTCGTGCTGGACGGCAGAATGAGGAATCTCCGGTACGACCCGATGATGAAACAGTTCATCTCCGATGATGCGACGGCCCACTTTCCTGATGGCGCATTGCGCGCTCTGGCAAAGGCGCGAGGCAGGGAATTGACTTATACGTGCAAGCCGCCCGGCAGCAGGCACATCCCTTAGCTGCAAGCCGCTCAAAAAAATCTTTTGAAATTCAACATTCAGCCTGAAACCGGCTGCGCTCCCAATGCAGTTCAGGAGGACCCACAACTATGTACACCATTTCCCTCGTGAACATGCCGTTTGCGAACATCGAATTGCCTTCCATCGCACTGGCGCAAATTAAATCTTTACTCCAATCGCAATTCGGCGAAAAGCTATCGGTCAGGATCGTTCATGCAAACCACGACTTTGCCAGGTTCCTGGGCCTCAATAATTACCGGTTCGTCAGTACTTCGATGCAGGCCCTGTACGCCGGGCTCGGCGACTGGTTTTTCCGACGGCAGGCTTTCCCGGAGTTGCCAGACAACACTGATAAATATCTGCGCCGCTACTTCTGGAGCAAGGGCGGGGAACAGCAGCATGTCAAAGAGATGATCGAGCAAAAGCTGCCTACGCTCAGCGCCTGCATGGACGAGCTCATTACGAAATATGAACTCGATAAATCTGAGATCGTTGGATTTACCTCCATGTTCATGCAGAATGCCGCCAGCTTCGCCATGGCCAGAAGATTAAAGCAGCGCAACCCAAAGGTGATCACGGTCATGGGGGGAGCTAATTGTGAATTTCCCATGGGTCGGGTGATCGCCCAGAAAATGGAATACATTGATTTCGTGTTTTCCGGTCCGGCTCTCAAAAGCTTTACCCAGTTCGTCGAATACTGGCTGAATGGTGACATATCGAAAAGTCGCTCCATTCGCGGCGTCTATTCCCAAGATGCTTCTTTGCCTGCTGCCGCCGGACTGGAAGCTCTGGGCGAAGAACTGAGCATTGATGTTCCGATTGAAGTGGACTATCAGGATTTCGTGCGCCAGTTCGATGAATATTTTGCCAACACTGACTCGAGGCCGATCCTGCCCTTTGAAACCTCCCGCGGGTGCTGGTGGGGGCAGCGTGCGCACTGCACATTCTGCGGCCTCAATTCTTCCACTATGCCTTATCGTGCGATGAAGCCTGCATTGGCCATTGAGCAGTTCAAGGCGCTGTTCCGGTATGAAGGGGCCGTGAGCATGCTCCAGGCCGTGGACAACATCCTGCCCAAGAACTATCTGGCGGAAGTGCTGCCTTTTCTCGAGACTCCTTCGACCATGGAAATTTTCTATGAGGTCAAGGCAGACTTAAGCGAGAAGGATTTTGCGACTCTGGCAAAATCCCGCGTGAACCAGGTCCAGCCGGGAATTGAGTCGCTGGCAACTTCTACTTTGAAACTCATGAAGAAGGGGACCACCGCTTTCCAGAATGTGGGGTTCCTGAAGATGAGCACTCTGTATGGAGTTAAGCCATCATGGAATTTGCTGATTGGATTTCCCGGCGAGAACGCAGAGGTGTACCGGCAATATCTGGAAGTCATCCCCCGGCTGGTGCATCTGGAGCCGCCAGCGGGAATTTTTCCGGTTCGTTTTGACCGCTTCAGCCCGTA
It contains:
- a CDS encoding RiPP maturation radical SAM C-methyltransferase, giving the protein MYTISLVNMPFANIELPSIALAQIKSLLQSQFGEKLSVRIVHANHDFARFLGLNNYRFVSTSMQALYAGLGDWFFRRQAFPELPDNTDKYLRRYFWSKGGEQQHVKEMIEQKLPTLSACMDELITKYELDKSEIVGFTSMFMQNAASFAMARRLKQRNPKVITVMGGANCEFPMGRVIAQKMEYIDFVFSGPALKSFTQFVEYWLNGDISKSRSIRGVYSQDASLPAAAGLEALGEELSIDVPIEVDYQDFVRQFDEYFANTDSRPILPFETSRGCWWGQRAHCTFCGLNSSTMPYRAMKPALAIEQFKALFRYEGAVSMLQAVDNILPKNYLAEVLPFLETPSTMEIFYEVKADLSEKDFATLAKSRVNQVQPGIESLATSTLKLMKKGTTAFQNVGFLKMSTLYGVKPSWNLLIGFPGENAEVYRQYLEVIPRLVHLEPPAGIFPVRFDRFSPYHSQAAAYKLDLKPMDCYSFIYPFDEATLHDFVYYFSDRNLAAEYFTNMVQWIGKLQAAVSQWRELWEHPKQGGPPRLEFKGDSDIVFDSRSGSAIEYPVGLPAKSILDYLAKPARIEEIMKVFSPQYGADITAQIEFLRKKELVFEEGDRLLSLILNRDSIKREESIVPSPEPLWKKPASMLSRPSNA